The Alosa sapidissima isolate fAloSap1 chromosome 17, fAloSap1.pri, whole genome shotgun sequence DNA segment GTACTGTGATCATACCAGCTCAGCGTGATCAGCAGCCAGGTTGTAGGTGTAGGAGTAGGGGAAAAGGAGCAGCTGGGAGTAGGAGTGGATGGTGAGGTAGGCCTTGATGGTGGCCTTGTTGCTGCGGATGAAGTTGGCCACATTCTTGACCTCAATCTCAGACTCGGGCTTGGAGCCGCAGTAGGTGTCGCTACAGGGGTTGGAGGAGGCTCCAGTGACTGTGACCACAAACGAGACACAAGAGAGTTAGACAAGACTGGGAAACATGAAACcatctttgttttattttgtgttaATAAGACGTTATCTGAAATTGATGTTTGTTTCTTTCAAACTGAATGGTTTTTATTTTTCAGTTTGAAAGAGGCAAACATCAAAAAGATCCTCTACTCACTGCACCAGCCAGCATCAAAGTTTCTGTTGGGGTCAGTGCCGACGCAGCTGGAACTGCTAGGCTTACGAGTCTTCCTCCACATCCTGTTCTGTAAATCCAAAAGACAAAGAATGTTTCACAAGGAAGATCACAGATGCCTGTGGCTTTGCATTTAGAGGAACATTCAAACGTAGGTGACCTACGCTCTTCCAGGTGTAATCATAGCCGTCAATGTTGAAGACAGGCAGAACGTAGACATCCATTTGGTCCAGCAGGCTGGTCATCTGAGAATCAGTTCCATAGGTGGACACGGCCTGCAACATACACAAGAGGtctgtttttttaaaaagcagaaAATCAGTAGATGCAATGGAATGCTGTTGCTGTTTCTAACTGGTGGGTCATACCTCCTTGACAAACCACTGGCAGAAAGCAGTAGAGATCCACTCTCTGGCATGGATACCACAGTCCAGGAAGATGGCAGGCTTGGTGGAGCCAGTCTGCTTGCCAATCTGTGAGCAAAGAGCAAATGTATGCTGTTTACTGGGGCTCAGGATTAAAAAGGAAATATGATTTTGAATGTGCCAATAGGCCTAACTACTGAATTGGTGAATTAAATCCTATTAGGGATTAAAATATATTCCCATTTTTACAGCTGCATGTTGACACACTGCATTAGAGCACCATTTTGACAGTGAGTGAAGAGTATGTACCATCTGTAATGGTGTGATAAGGAGAAGAGAGACTCCTAGTGGACAGTGTCTGTACCTTCAGCAGGTTCATGGGACGGCCCTCGTAGGTGTTTCCGATCACCTGTCTGCTCATCAGATTAGAGTTGGCAGAGGTGATGGAGGTGATCCAGGCCTGGATCtgtggagagagggacaggggaAGAGGTCAACCAGCAGATGCAGAAGATGATGGAGGATGAGGCAAGATGGTGGAAGAGTCAGCCTGAAGATGTAGAGGACATTACAAAATAAAGGATGAAATGGACACAGAATGCAAATGCATAAGGAGAAGCTCACCGTGTCCCAGCTGTTGTACTTGGTGTAGGTGTGGGACCTGGGGCTGATCTGAGGCCCGTCCCTCTGAGCCTCAATCTGAGCCTGGAGATCCTCAATCAGAATCCTGCAGGGAACCATGAACTCTCTCTGTACTGACTGAACTCTCTATAAATACAACTTCTGTGCAGTTTACTGTGTACTATTTGCATGTGTCATTTGAACTGTTTGCCAGGatgcatctaaaaaaaaaaatagaatatcatggaaaatatttttttccattatttatttcaaaaagtgaaactttaaTATAATCTAGATTCATTACACATAAATTGAAAATGACATTAAGACTTGTTTATTATAATCTTGAAGATTATGGTTTACAGCTAatggaaataataataaaacaaaacagtaCCTCAAAATATTACAATAAAGAATTTAGAATACCAAAATTTTGACCTGAGAAGAGCTCTGAACagcttaaagcgatggttcggagtaatttcaccctagggtcctttgcaccatgaccccgagccaaacaccctcccagaaccttttttcccttggtcgaaccctggtcaagtagcgctgtcagaaactaatgacgttctgcagtcgtattggaaccaacttttatctcgtaaattactccactaataatgccctgaatggtacggaacttctgcagtagtacaactatgacctTTTGTCCAATAACGAGGCATTTGATCTCACAGTATGGACAGGGCAATAGAATTCTCCACGATATTCAACttttttgagatgcacctgtatatAATGTATTGAAATAAACATCATGTGCAGATAGGGATAATTGAACAAACAGGACTGCCTTACTCGTGTTCCATGTCACTCTGGTTCAGGATGGTGTAGACCATGGAGGTGTGGGAGGCGGGAATGTGGATGTCCACATCAATGTCGATGGTCACCAGCTCAGCACCCTCAGGGCTCCAGAAGTCCACCTGCAGAGGGCGCCAGACACAAACTCTTATAAAAACACACTTTCCAGAGTGAGCCTCACCTGCACTTACAGTAAGGTTCTCTAACACAGTggcacagctacacacacatgctgacttACAGAGAAACAAACATACTGACTTATACTGATACACACTCTGAATagcacagacatcacacacgaTCCTGAGTCAGATCTCTGACATGGGCAAGCATGAGCAAACACTAACACTGACTGATGTGTTCAGATTATTATCTACACATAAGCCATATAAACAAGCATATTCAACCAAAATCCATAaccagaaacaaacacaaacatgcatacacagacagtTATAGAGAATAGTTCAGCACTTTTTAAAAGAGACATTCAGGCTTAACCATATCCATGTCTACAGAGCTTGTATGACTCATTTCCTGGTAAAAACTGAATATACATTCTCAAATCCTAAAACAGCTTTGTAAGATATTAACAAGCTGAAGACATTAGATAAAGTCGTGTTTTAGTAGATGACTACTTTAAATGTTTAAAAGGCCTTACTGGATAAGATTGTTTTCTTTCTTCATAATTCTTTTGTGAAATGATT contains these protein-coding regions:
- the LOC121688663 gene encoding carboxypeptidase B-like is translated as MKVLLLFGLVAVALAELTRFEGEQVFRLKPTTDEHVTLIKDLARNMEVDFWSPEGAELVTIDIDVDIHIPASHTSMVYTILNQSDMEHEILIEDLQAQIEAQRDGPQISPRSHTYTKYNSWDTIQAWITSITSANSNLMSRQVIGNTYEGRPMNLLKIGKQTGSTKPAIFLDCGIHAREWISTAFCQWFVKEAVSTYGTDSQMTSLLDQMDVYVLPVFNIDGYDYTWKSNRMWRKTRKPSSSSCVGTDPNRNFDAGWCITGASSNPCSDTYCGSKPESEIEVKNVANFIRSNKATIKAYLTIHSYSQLLLFPYSYTYNLAADHAELMSVAKGASNALTSLYGTKYTAGPGATTIYPAAGGSDDWAYDLGVKYSYTFELRDEGRYGFLLPESQIKPTCEETMLAVKYIAAYVQKNLY